The nucleotide sequence AAATTTAAAGAACGGCATCACCGCATCAGAAACAGCTGGTTCACCAATCCAACCTAAACCAAGTGATGCTAAAGTTATACCAAGCTGACATGCCGATAGATATGAATTCAAATCATTTATAACTTTTAAGGTATGTTTCGCACCTTTACTACCCTCTAATACCAAGGTTTCTATTCTAGATTTTCTGACCTTTACCATTGAAAATTCTGTTGCAACAAAAAATCCATTCATAAATATAAGTAAAATGACAATAATAAAATTCATAAAATAAATCATACCCACTACCTTTCTTATAGTATTTAATTACTGACTTCCTCCATTGCCTTTATTATATCTAAAAAAACTCTATTTATAGGTGTATCTAAATCATAATTTTCCCCAAGTTTGCAAACAGTACCAGCAAATATATCGACTTCTGTTTTTCTGCCATATATTATATCCTGACACATTGATGTCCTACTATTAGGATTTATACTATCAAGTCTTTTATACCATTTATTCAAATCATCTTCATTTAAATTAACACCTGCTTTTTTAGAAAGCTCTATTACCTCAAACATTGCTTTATTCATAAGTTCCTTCGCATAACCAGATTTCTTAAAATCACCATAATTACTCTTTAATATGGCAGATACTTGATTTATTCCTACATTAACCATAAACTTCCACCAAAGTTCATGTATCATATCCAATGGAATATTATAATTAATTTTGCTCCTGTCAAAGAGCTCCTTGACAGCTTTTACATTTTCAGAGTATACATCATTTTTCTCTTCACCAAAATTTATATGGCACATATCTGAAAAATCAACTCTATTTCCATCACGGTTAGAATCTCCTATACATAAAGAATATATAATATTATCAGTTTTAAAATACTCACCTATTATTTTCTCACTTGTAATACCATTCAAAAGTGAAATAATAATTGTATTCTTTCCAATATGATTCTTTATATCACAAAGAGCCTGAGCCAATTGAGTTGATTTAACAGAAATAATAACTAAATCAGCTGGAGAGCACTTTTCTTCTGGATTTACATATGTAAAGTCATACCTTTTACCATTAATTACGAATCCATTCTTCTTATACCTCAAGCCTCTTTCACCGCCAGCTATGATTTTTATAATATTGGAGTTATAATCATACAATTTACTGTAGTAGGTACATCCTATTGCCCCTAAACCTATAGCAGATATACTATTTATACTCATAATTTCTAGCTCCTTTCGCAAGTTTAAAATCCTGAACTTTCCATTAACTAAAAAAATCCTTATTGAAAGTATATCATAAAATATAGTAATATAGCATTTCTGCTTTAAAAAACCATTTATAGTAAAAGTACTACACATATCATCACAACGATGCAATGTATATTTACTATATATTAGAATTATGTTAAGATATTAGTATCATGATAAAATATTATAATTATAAGTGCTTATAAATAATTATATATAATTTAAATCATAGAATATACATTGATTTCAAAGTCAGAGACTTCTATGGTAGAAAGGTGTTGCATTGTGAATTTAACAGTACTTATCCCATGTTATAATGAAGCTGAATCAATAAGATCGATGTACAATGAGTTAAAACTTGTAATTTCAGAGGATTCCTCTAAATGTTCCTATAATTATGAACTGATTTTTATTGATGATGGAAGTTACGATACCACACTTGACATAATAAAAGAGTTTCAACAACATGACAATCATGTTAAATACATATCTCTATCTAGAAATTTCGGAAAAGAGGCTGCAATGTTAGCTGGTTTCTCTTATTCAATAGGAGATGCAGTTGTTATAATTGATGCAGACCTGCAGCATCCGCCTAGATTAATCCCGGAAATGATAAAATACTATATAGACGGATATGATCAGGTTATCGGAAAGCGGAACAGAACTGGTGATTCCAAGACTAAAACTATTTTGAGTAAATTATACTATAAGATAGTAAATTATTTAATTGATATAAAGTTGACAGATGGAATAGGAGATTTTCGCCTGCTGAGTAGGCGAGCAATAAATGCAATTTTATCAATGCATGAATACAATAGATTCTCAAAAGGGATATTTTCATGGATAGGGTTTGATTCTAAAATAATAGAATATAAAAATCAAACTAGAGTAAATGGGGATAGCAAATGGAACTTGAGAAAACTTTTTCACTATGGAATTGACGGTATACTGTCATTTAACAATAAACCTCTTACCACAACCTTATATTTAGGTTTTGTAACAGCCATGTGTGGAATACTCTATGTAATATATTCATTAATACGAATACTAATTATTGGAATTGATACACCCGGATATTTTACATTAATAACTGCAATTTTAATTATAGGTGGAATTCAGCTTATATCAATAGGCATAATAGGACAATATATTGGAAGAATTTATTCTGAAATTAAGATGAGACCTCATTTTATCATCAAAGAAACAAATATTATTTCACAGAAATACATTAATCAAGGAGCAGGAAATGACAAAAAACCTTAATATAATAGCCAAAAAATTTCTTAATAATTTCTTAAAAGATGAAAGCAGCCTATTTAATTTTCTGCGATTTGGTACCATTGGAGCTGTAAATACCTTACACTACTATATATGGTATATGATATTGCTTCATTTCAAAATTCCTTATATAGTAAGCCATACAATAGCTTTCACTTTTAGCATGATAGGCTCATATTTTTTAAATTGCTATTTTACCTTTAAAACAAAACCTACACTTGTTAAATTCATAAAGTTTCCATTAACTACCCTTGCAAACTATATTATTTCCACTATTTCACTTATACTACTTGTAAACATAATACATATAAATCCTAAATTTGCTGCGCTATTAGCTTCAGTACTCCCTATACCAGTAACTTTTACAGTCACACGCTATTTACTCAAATCACCTACTGTTTCAGGCGATAAAAAAAACTATTCGGGGTTTTTAAAAAATTTTCTTGTATTGATCCTTTTATCACTTTTCTCAATAGCATGCCATATGTATATATTCTACACTGGCAATTTATTTGGCGTATCAGGTACAGATAACACAATGCAGTTTATGTATTTCATTCCATTTATTCAAAAATCCTTGACTGCAGGGCAACATCTATGGTCTTGGAGTTATGGCCTCGGAGGAGATGTATTCGGTGGATTTAGTTACTATTATACTACAAGTCTATCCTTTTATTTAATGCTTTTAATAGTAAAATTAGGATCCATAAGTTTAACTCTTGCAAATACACTAAAATTAAAATTATTATTTAGTATTTTAAAACAGATTGTGTCAATGTTAATCTTATACAGTTTACTCAAATATGAAGGCAGAAAAACTTACTCTTCTATAATAGGTTCACTTATATATGGAGGATGTATAAGTTTTATACATTTTTCCCTTTTTTTTGACTTTATGTCAGATGCATATATATTGCTCCCTTTAACTATACTTGGATGGAGAATATATTTAAAAACGAAAAATTATTTTTTGTTTATTCTAAGTGCAAGTTTGACCATTGCCAATAATTTCTACTTCGGATTTGTAAACTTTGTATTTTATGCTATTTTTATAATTTTATTTACTAAATTTAAGGGTAATACTATAAATCAGAAAATTTTATCC is from Clostridium fermenticellae and encodes:
- a CDS encoding glycosyltransferase family 2 protein, with translation MNLTVLIPCYNEAESIRSMYNELKLVISEDSSKCSYNYELIFIDDGSYDTTLDIIKEFQQHDNHVKYISLSRNFGKEAAMLAGFSYSIGDAVVIIDADLQHPPRLIPEMIKYYIDGYDQVIGKRNRTGDSKTKTILSKLYYKIVNYLIDIKLTDGIGDFRLLSRRAINAILSMHEYNRFSKGIFSWIGFDSKIIEYKNQTRVNGDSKWNLRKLFHYGIDGILSFNNKPLTTTLYLGFVTAMCGILYVIYSLIRILIIGIDTPGYFTLITAILIIGGIQLISIGIIGQYIGRIYSEIKMRPHFIIKETNIISQKYINQGAGNDKKP
- a CDS encoding ketopantoate reductase family protein, whose product is MSINSISAIGLGAIGCTYYSKLYDYNSNIIKIIAGGERGLRYKKNGFVINGKRYDFTYVNPEEKCSPADLVIISVKSTQLAQALCDIKNHIGKNTIIISLLNGITSEKIIGEYFKTDNIIYSLCIGDSNRDGNRVDFSDMCHINFGEEKNDVYSENVKAVKELFDRSKINYNIPLDMIHELWWKFMVNVGINQVSAILKSNYGDFKKSGYAKELMNKAMFEVIELSKKAGVNLNEDDLNKWYKRLDSINPNSRTSMCQDIIYGRKTEVDIFAGTVCKLGENYDLDTPINRVFLDIIKAMEEVSN